From the Apis cerana isolate GH-2021 linkage group LG3, AcerK_1.0, whole genome shotgun sequence genome, one window contains:
- the LOC107997077 gene encoding gamma-aminobutyric acid type B receptor subunit 1 isoform X1 has protein sequence MIKLLILLTLTKVIGGSLPPDDADNVLHIGGIFPIGGKGGWQGGQACMPAVNLALDDVNHEKNLLPGFILKLHSNDSQCEPGLGASVMYNLLYYKPHKLMLLAGCSTVCTTVAEAAKMWHLVVLCYGASSPALSDRNRFPTLFRTHPSATVHNPTRIKLLQKFDWSRVAILQQAEEVFISTVEDLEARCKEAGIEIVTRQSFLSDPSDAVRNLRRQDARIIVGLFYVVAARRVLCELYHQNLYGKSYVWFFIGWYEDNWYEVNLNEEGITCTKDQMRLAAEGHLTTEALMWNQNNDTTISGMTSEDFRQRLNKMLKEDGFDIDNNRYPEGYQEAPLAYDAVWSVALAFNKTMEKLSKQGKSLKNFSYTDKEIANEIYSAINSTQFLGVSGYVAFSSQGDRIALTQIEQMIDGKYVKLGYYDTQSDNLTWRNMERWIGGKVPQDRTIVKTVLRTVSLPLFICMGTISSLGIIIAVALIIFNIWNRHRRVIMSSHPVCNTIMLIGVIACFVSVFLLGIDGRFVAAWEYPAVCQARSWMLSTGFTLAFGAMFSKVWRVHRLTTKTKADQAKLFMAKQKVSSIQKKIQPWKLYTMVSGLLAVDIVLLVCWQVLDPLQRKMETFPLELPPFGDDDARIRPELEHCESTHNNIWLGLIYSYKGIILVFGLFLAYETRSIKVKQINDSRYVGMSIYNVVVLCLITAPVTMVIASQQDASFAFVALAIIFCCFLSMALIFVPKVIEVIRHPKDKAESKYNTDVGMSKEDEEKYHKLLSENAELQKLIAVKEEKIKFLKQTLAERDALKDGSGNLPKDSLIVADFVTGEGTSDSAIGGGISVYTQSSRASASDFEFSGSYL, from the exons ATGATAAAGCTTCTAATACTTTTAACATTGACGAAAGTGATCGGAGGTTCGTTACCTCCCGACGATGCCGACAATGTGTTGCATATCGGTGGCATTTTTCCGATAGGAGGCAAGGGCGGATGGCAGGGTGGCCAG GCTTGTATGCCAGCTGTAAACCTGGCTCTCGATGATGttaatcatgaaaaaaatttgttacctGGATTCATATTGAAGCTTCACTCAAATGATAGCCAG tgTGAGCCAGGACTCGGTGCCTCGGTCatgtataatctattatacTATAAACCGCATAAATTAATGTTGTTAGCTGGATGTAGTACTGTTTGTACAACTGTTGCAGAGGCAGCGAAGATGTGGCATCTAGTTGTG TTATGTTATGGTGCATCATCGCCTGCATTGTCCGATCGAAATCGGTTCCCGACGCTTTTTAGGACACACCCATCAGCTACGGTGCATAATCCTACGAGAATCAAATTGTTGCAAAAATTTGATTGGTCTCGAGTGGCAATCTTGCAGCAAGCCGAAGAAGTGTTCATATCT ACTGTAGAAGATTTAGAAGCACGTTGCAAAGAAGCAGGGATAGAAATAGTTACACGCCAAAGCTTCTTGTCTGATCCATCTGATGCCGTAAGGAATTTACGTAGACAAGATGCTAGAATCATTGTTGGTTTATTTTACGTAGTAGCCGCGAGGAGAGTTCTTTGCGAATTGTATCATCAAAATCTTTATGGAAAAAGTTATGTGTGGTTTTTCATTGGTTGGTACGAGGACAATTGGTACGAGGtaaatttaaacgaagaaGGAATTACTTGCACAAAAGATCAAATGAGGCTGGCAGCTGAAGGGCACTTGACGACCGAAGCTCTGATGTGGAATCAGAATAATGACACGACAATCAGTGGGATGACTTCCGAGGATTTTAGGCAGAGATTGAACAAAATGTTGAAGGAAGATGGATttgatatcgataataatcgtTACCCTGAAGGATATCAAGAGGCACCTCTCGCTTATGATGCAGTTTGGTCAGTAGCGCTAG CTTTCAATAAAACAATGGAGAAGCTGAGTAAGCAAGGAAAGAGCCTAAAAAACTTCAGTTATACTGACAAGGAGATAGCAAATGAAATTTACTCGGCGATCAACTCCACTCAATTTTTAGGAGTATCT GGATACGTTGCCTTTAGCTCACAAGGTGACAGAATTGCATTGACCCAAATCGAGCAAATGATCGATGGAAAGTACGTTAAGTTGGGATATTATGATACGCAAAGCGACAATTTGACATGGAGGAACATGGAAAGGTGGATCGGTGGTAAAGTACCACAAGATAGAACCATTGTGAAGACTGTTCTTAGGACGGTCTCATTgcctttatttatttgcatggGGACTATATCTTCATTGGGAATCATAATAGCTGTGGCattgatcatttttaatatatggaaTAGACATAGaag gGTTATAATGTCGTCACATCCTGTGTGCAATACTATAATGCTGATTGGAGTTATAGCATGTTTCGTGTCGGTGTTTCTATTAGGAATTGACGGTAGATTCGTCGCAGCTTGGGAATATCCAGCGGTCTGCCAAGCTAGATCTTGGATGTTGTCCACAGGTTTTACCTTAGCATTCGGGGCGATGTTTAGCAAAGTATGGCGCGTCCACAGACTTACGACAAAGACAAAAGCTGATCAAGCAAAA TTGTTCATGGCTAAACAAAAAGTTTCGTCCATACAGAAGAAAATTCAACCATGGAAGCTGTATACGATGGTAAGCGGATTGTTGGCAGTGGATATCGTTCTGTTAGTCTGTTGGCAAGTGCTTGATCCTTTGCAAAGGAAGATGGAGACATTCCCGTTGGAACTACCTCCGTTTGGTGATGATGATGCAAGGATCAGACCGGAATTGGAACATTGCGAGAGCACACACAATAACATTTGGCTTG GTTTGATTTATAGTTACAAAGGAATTATCCTGGTGTTCGGATTGTTTTTGGCGTACGAGACGAGAAGTATCAAAGTGAAACAGATCAATGATTCCAGATACGTTGGGATGTCGATATACAACGTGGTCGTTCTCTGTTTGATCACAGCTCCCGTAACAATGGTGATCGCTAGCCAGCAAGACGCCAGTTTCGCTTTCGTTGCACTCGccattattttttgttgttttttaagCATGGCGCTGATCTTTGTGCCTAAAGTGATCGAAGTGATCAGACATCCGAAAGATAAGGCTGAATCTAAGTACAATACCGATGTGGGTATGTCGAAAGAGGACGaggaaaaatatcacaaacTTCTTAGCGAGAATGCCGAGCTTCAGAAACTTATTGCCGTG aaagaagagaagatcAAATTTCTGAAACAGACTTTGGCCGAGCGAGATGCGTTGAAAGATGGGAGCGGAAACCTTCCGAAGGATTCGCTGATAGTCGCCGATTTCGTAACAGGCGAAGGAACTTCGGATAGCGCAATCGGTGGGGGTATTTCTGTTTATACACAATCATCTCGAGCTTCTGCTTCTGATTTTGAGTTTTCAGGATCGTACTTGTAG
- the LOC107997078 gene encoding mediator of RNA polymerase II transcription subunit 22-like, with amino-acid sequence MAAQRALPQSKEALLKSYTTRLKEDVKSMLENFEEIIKLAKGESDSQLSRMTQCEQDTYEMHVRAANIVRAGESLMKLVSDIKQYLILNDFPSVNEAIAQNSKLFRTKQAECDQKLASLRDDMAADLYDLEEEYYTSIYK; translated from the exons ATGGCTGCACAACGAGCATTGCCACAAAGTAAAGAAGCTTTATTGAAATCTTACACTACGAGATTAAAGGAAGATGTGAAGTCTAtgcttgaaaattttgaag aaattataaagttaGCCAAAGGAGAAAGTGATTCCCAATTATCTCGTATGACACAATGTGAACAAGATACTTATGAAATGCATGTCAGAGCAGCGAATATTGTTCGTGCTGGAGAATCTTTAATGAAACTTGTATCTGATATAAAACAGTATTTGATACTCAACGATTTTCCATCAGTAAATGAAGCTATAGCacaaaatagtaaattatttagGACAAAACAAGCTGAATGTGATCAAAAATTAGCATCTTTAAGAGATGATATGGCTGCAGATTTATATGATTTGGAAGAAGAATATTAcacatcaatatataaataa
- the LOC107997077 gene encoding gamma-aminobutyric acid type B receptor subunit 1 isoform X2: MIKLLILLTLTKVIGGSLPPDDADNVLHIGGIFPIGGKGGWQGGQACMPAVNLALDDVNHEKNLLPGFILKLHSNDSQCEPGLGASVMYNLLYYKPHKLMLLAGCSTVCTTVAEAAKMWHLVVLCYGASSPALSDRNRFPTLFRTHPSATVHNPTRIKLLQKFDWSRVAILQQAEEVFISTVEDLEARCKEAGIEIVTRQSFLSDPSDAVRNLRRQDARIIVGLFYVVAARRVLCELYHQNLYGKSYVWFFIGWYEDNWYEVNLNEEGITCTKDQMRLAAEGHLTTEALMWNQNNDTTISGMTSEDFRQRLNKMLKEDGFDIDNNRYPEGYQEAPLAYDAVWSVALAFNKTMEKLSKQGKSLKNFSYTDKEIANEIYSAINSTQFLGVSGYVAFSSQGDRIALTQIEQMIDGKYVKLGYYDTQSDNLTWRNMERWIGGKVPQDRTIVKTVLRTVSLPLFICMGTISSLGIIIAVALIIFNIWNRHRRVIMSSHPVCNTIMLIGVIACFVSVFLLGIDGRFVAAWEYPAVCQARSWMLSTGFTLAFGAMFSKVWRVHRLTTKTKADQAKKKIQPWKLYTMVSGLLAVDIVLLVCWQVLDPLQRKMETFPLELPPFGDDDARIRPELEHCESTHNNIWLGLIYSYKGIILVFGLFLAYETRSIKVKQINDSRYVGMSIYNVVVLCLITAPVTMVIASQQDASFAFVALAIIFCCFLSMALIFVPKVIEVIRHPKDKAESKYNTDVGMSKEDEEKYHKLLSENAELQKLIAVKEEKIKFLKQTLAERDALKDGSGNLPKDSLIVADFVTGEGTSDSAIGGGISVYTQSSRASASDFEFSGSYL, encoded by the exons ATGATAAAGCTTCTAATACTTTTAACATTGACGAAAGTGATCGGAGGTTCGTTACCTCCCGACGATGCCGACAATGTGTTGCATATCGGTGGCATTTTTCCGATAGGAGGCAAGGGCGGATGGCAGGGTGGCCAG GCTTGTATGCCAGCTGTAAACCTGGCTCTCGATGATGttaatcatgaaaaaaatttgttacctGGATTCATATTGAAGCTTCACTCAAATGATAGCCAG tgTGAGCCAGGACTCGGTGCCTCGGTCatgtataatctattatacTATAAACCGCATAAATTAATGTTGTTAGCTGGATGTAGTACTGTTTGTACAACTGTTGCAGAGGCAGCGAAGATGTGGCATCTAGTTGTG TTATGTTATGGTGCATCATCGCCTGCATTGTCCGATCGAAATCGGTTCCCGACGCTTTTTAGGACACACCCATCAGCTACGGTGCATAATCCTACGAGAATCAAATTGTTGCAAAAATTTGATTGGTCTCGAGTGGCAATCTTGCAGCAAGCCGAAGAAGTGTTCATATCT ACTGTAGAAGATTTAGAAGCACGTTGCAAAGAAGCAGGGATAGAAATAGTTACACGCCAAAGCTTCTTGTCTGATCCATCTGATGCCGTAAGGAATTTACGTAGACAAGATGCTAGAATCATTGTTGGTTTATTTTACGTAGTAGCCGCGAGGAGAGTTCTTTGCGAATTGTATCATCAAAATCTTTATGGAAAAAGTTATGTGTGGTTTTTCATTGGTTGGTACGAGGACAATTGGTACGAGGtaaatttaaacgaagaaGGAATTACTTGCACAAAAGATCAAATGAGGCTGGCAGCTGAAGGGCACTTGACGACCGAAGCTCTGATGTGGAATCAGAATAATGACACGACAATCAGTGGGATGACTTCCGAGGATTTTAGGCAGAGATTGAACAAAATGTTGAAGGAAGATGGATttgatatcgataataatcgtTACCCTGAAGGATATCAAGAGGCACCTCTCGCTTATGATGCAGTTTGGTCAGTAGCGCTAG CTTTCAATAAAACAATGGAGAAGCTGAGTAAGCAAGGAAAGAGCCTAAAAAACTTCAGTTATACTGACAAGGAGATAGCAAATGAAATTTACTCGGCGATCAACTCCACTCAATTTTTAGGAGTATCT GGATACGTTGCCTTTAGCTCACAAGGTGACAGAATTGCATTGACCCAAATCGAGCAAATGATCGATGGAAAGTACGTTAAGTTGGGATATTATGATACGCAAAGCGACAATTTGACATGGAGGAACATGGAAAGGTGGATCGGTGGTAAAGTACCACAAGATAGAACCATTGTGAAGACTGTTCTTAGGACGGTCTCATTgcctttatttatttgcatggGGACTATATCTTCATTGGGAATCATAATAGCTGTGGCattgatcatttttaatatatggaaTAGACATAGaag gGTTATAATGTCGTCACATCCTGTGTGCAATACTATAATGCTGATTGGAGTTATAGCATGTTTCGTGTCGGTGTTTCTATTAGGAATTGACGGTAGATTCGTCGCAGCTTGGGAATATCCAGCGGTCTGCCAAGCTAGATCTTGGATGTTGTCCACAGGTTTTACCTTAGCATTCGGGGCGATGTTTAGCAAAGTATGGCGCGTCCACAGACTTACGACAAAGACAAAAGCTGATCAAGCAAAA AAGAAAATTCAACCATGGAAGCTGTATACGATGGTAAGCGGATTGTTGGCAGTGGATATCGTTCTGTTAGTCTGTTGGCAAGTGCTTGATCCTTTGCAAAGGAAGATGGAGACATTCCCGTTGGAACTACCTCCGTTTGGTGATGATGATGCAAGGATCAGACCGGAATTGGAACATTGCGAGAGCACACACAATAACATTTGGCTTG GTTTGATTTATAGTTACAAAGGAATTATCCTGGTGTTCGGATTGTTTTTGGCGTACGAGACGAGAAGTATCAAAGTGAAACAGATCAATGATTCCAGATACGTTGGGATGTCGATATACAACGTGGTCGTTCTCTGTTTGATCACAGCTCCCGTAACAATGGTGATCGCTAGCCAGCAAGACGCCAGTTTCGCTTTCGTTGCACTCGccattattttttgttgttttttaagCATGGCGCTGATCTTTGTGCCTAAAGTGATCGAAGTGATCAGACATCCGAAAGATAAGGCTGAATCTAAGTACAATACCGATGTGGGTATGTCGAAAGAGGACGaggaaaaatatcacaaacTTCTTAGCGAGAATGCCGAGCTTCAGAAACTTATTGCCGTG aaagaagagaagatcAAATTTCTGAAACAGACTTTGGCCGAGCGAGATGCGTTGAAAGATGGGAGCGGAAACCTTCCGAAGGATTCGCTGATAGTCGCCGATTTCGTAACAGGCGAAGGAACTTCGGATAGCGCAATCGGTGGGGGTATTTCTGTTTATACACAATCATCTCGAGCTTCTGCTTCTGATTTTGAGTTTTCAGGATCGTACTTGTAG
- the LOC107997077 gene encoding gamma-aminobutyric acid type B receptor subunit 1 isoform X4, which produces MIKLLILLTLTKVIGGSLPPDDADNVLHIGGIFPIGGKGGWQGGQACMPAVNLALDDVNHEKNLLPGFILKLHSNDSQCEPGLGASVMYNLLYYKPHKLMLLAGCSTVCTTVAEAAKMWHLVVLCYGASSPALSDRNRFPTLFRTHPSATVHNPTRIKLLQKFDWSRVAILQQAEEVFISTVEDLEARCKEAGIEIVTRQSFLSDPSDAVRNLRRQDARIIVGLFYVVAARRVLCELYHQNLYGKSYVWFFIGWYEDNWYEVNLNEEGITCTKDQMRLAAEGHLTTEALMWNQNNDTTISGMTSEDFRQRLNKMLKEDGFDIDNNRYPEGYQEAPLAYDAVWSVALAFNKTMEKLSKQGKSLKNFSYTDKEIANEIYSAINSTQFLGVSGYVAFSSQGDRIALTQIEQMIDGKYVKLGYYDTQSDNLTWRNMERWIGGKVPQDRTIVKTVLRTVSLPLFICMGTISSLGIIIAVALIIFNIWNRHRRVIMSSHPVCNTIMLIGVIACFVSVFLLGIDGRFVAAWEYPAVCQARSWMLSTGFTLAFGAMFSKVWRVHRLTTKTKADQAKKKIQPWKLYTMVSGLLAVDIVLLVCWQVLDPLQRKMETFPLELPPFGDDDARIRPELEHCESTHNNIWLGLIYSYKGIILVFGLFLAYETRSIKVKQINDSRYVGMSIYNVVVLCLITAPVTMVIASQQDASFAFVALAIIFCCFLSMALIFVPKVIEVIRHPKDKAESKYNTDVGMSKEDEEKYHKLLSENAELQKLIAVKEEKIKFLKQTLAERDALKDGSGNLPKDSLIVADFVTGEGTSDSAIETDQVG; this is translated from the exons ATGATAAAGCTTCTAATACTTTTAACATTGACGAAAGTGATCGGAGGTTCGTTACCTCCCGACGATGCCGACAATGTGTTGCATATCGGTGGCATTTTTCCGATAGGAGGCAAGGGCGGATGGCAGGGTGGCCAG GCTTGTATGCCAGCTGTAAACCTGGCTCTCGATGATGttaatcatgaaaaaaatttgttacctGGATTCATATTGAAGCTTCACTCAAATGATAGCCAG tgTGAGCCAGGACTCGGTGCCTCGGTCatgtataatctattatacTATAAACCGCATAAATTAATGTTGTTAGCTGGATGTAGTACTGTTTGTACAACTGTTGCAGAGGCAGCGAAGATGTGGCATCTAGTTGTG TTATGTTATGGTGCATCATCGCCTGCATTGTCCGATCGAAATCGGTTCCCGACGCTTTTTAGGACACACCCATCAGCTACGGTGCATAATCCTACGAGAATCAAATTGTTGCAAAAATTTGATTGGTCTCGAGTGGCAATCTTGCAGCAAGCCGAAGAAGTGTTCATATCT ACTGTAGAAGATTTAGAAGCACGTTGCAAAGAAGCAGGGATAGAAATAGTTACACGCCAAAGCTTCTTGTCTGATCCATCTGATGCCGTAAGGAATTTACGTAGACAAGATGCTAGAATCATTGTTGGTTTATTTTACGTAGTAGCCGCGAGGAGAGTTCTTTGCGAATTGTATCATCAAAATCTTTATGGAAAAAGTTATGTGTGGTTTTTCATTGGTTGGTACGAGGACAATTGGTACGAGGtaaatttaaacgaagaaGGAATTACTTGCACAAAAGATCAAATGAGGCTGGCAGCTGAAGGGCACTTGACGACCGAAGCTCTGATGTGGAATCAGAATAATGACACGACAATCAGTGGGATGACTTCCGAGGATTTTAGGCAGAGATTGAACAAAATGTTGAAGGAAGATGGATttgatatcgataataatcgtTACCCTGAAGGATATCAAGAGGCACCTCTCGCTTATGATGCAGTTTGGTCAGTAGCGCTAG CTTTCAATAAAACAATGGAGAAGCTGAGTAAGCAAGGAAAGAGCCTAAAAAACTTCAGTTATACTGACAAGGAGATAGCAAATGAAATTTACTCGGCGATCAACTCCACTCAATTTTTAGGAGTATCT GGATACGTTGCCTTTAGCTCACAAGGTGACAGAATTGCATTGACCCAAATCGAGCAAATGATCGATGGAAAGTACGTTAAGTTGGGATATTATGATACGCAAAGCGACAATTTGACATGGAGGAACATGGAAAGGTGGATCGGTGGTAAAGTACCACAAGATAGAACCATTGTGAAGACTGTTCTTAGGACGGTCTCATTgcctttatttatttgcatggGGACTATATCTTCATTGGGAATCATAATAGCTGTGGCattgatcatttttaatatatggaaTAGACATAGaag gGTTATAATGTCGTCACATCCTGTGTGCAATACTATAATGCTGATTGGAGTTATAGCATGTTTCGTGTCGGTGTTTCTATTAGGAATTGACGGTAGATTCGTCGCAGCTTGGGAATATCCAGCGGTCTGCCAAGCTAGATCTTGGATGTTGTCCACAGGTTTTACCTTAGCATTCGGGGCGATGTTTAGCAAAGTATGGCGCGTCCACAGACTTACGACAAAGACAAAAGCTGATCAAGCAAAA AAGAAAATTCAACCATGGAAGCTGTATACGATGGTAAGCGGATTGTTGGCAGTGGATATCGTTCTGTTAGTCTGTTGGCAAGTGCTTGATCCTTTGCAAAGGAAGATGGAGACATTCCCGTTGGAACTACCTCCGTTTGGTGATGATGATGCAAGGATCAGACCGGAATTGGAACATTGCGAGAGCACACACAATAACATTTGGCTTG GTTTGATTTATAGTTACAAAGGAATTATCCTGGTGTTCGGATTGTTTTTGGCGTACGAGACGAGAAGTATCAAAGTGAAACAGATCAATGATTCCAGATACGTTGGGATGTCGATATACAACGTGGTCGTTCTCTGTTTGATCACAGCTCCCGTAACAATGGTGATCGCTAGCCAGCAAGACGCCAGTTTCGCTTTCGTTGCACTCGccattattttttgttgttttttaagCATGGCGCTGATCTTTGTGCCTAAAGTGATCGAAGTGATCAGACATCCGAAAGATAAGGCTGAATCTAAGTACAATACCGATGTGGGTATGTCGAAAGAGGACGaggaaaaatatcacaaacTTCTTAGCGAGAATGCCGAGCTTCAGAAACTTATTGCCGTG aaagaagagaagatcAAATTTCTGAAACAGACTTTGGCCGAGCGAGATGCGTTGAAAGATGGGAGCGGAAACCTTCCGAAGGATTCGCTGATAGTCGCCGATTTCGTAACAGGCGAAGGAACTTCGGATAGCGCAATCG aaaCGGACCAGGTTGGCTGA
- the LOC107997077 gene encoding gamma-aminobutyric acid type B receptor subunit 1 isoform X3, producing the protein MIKLLILLTLTKVIGGSLPPDDADNVLHIGGIFPIGGKGGWQGGQACMPAVNLALDDVNHEKNLLPGFILKLHSNDSQCEPGLGASVMYNLLYYKPHKLMLLAGCSTVCTTVAEAAKMWHLVVLCYGASSPALSDRNRFPTLFRTHPSATVHNPTRIKLLQKFDWSRVAILQQAEEVFISTVEDLEARCKEAGIEIVTRQSFLSDPSDAVRNLRRQDARIIVGLFYVVAARRVLCELYHQNLYGKSYVWFFIGWYEDNWYEVNLNEEGITCTKDQMRLAAEGHLTTEALMWNQNNDTTISGMTSEDFRQRLNKMLKEDGFDIDNNRYPEGYQEAPLAYDAVWSVALAFNKTMEKLSKQGKSLKNFSYTDKEIANEIYSAINSTQFLGVSGYVAFSSQGDRIALTQIEQMIDGKYVKLGYYDTQSDNLTWRNMERWIGGKVPQDRTIVKTVLRTVSLPLFICMGTISSLGIIIAVALIIFNIWNRHRRVIMSSHPVCNTIMLIGVIACFVSVFLLGIDGRFVAAWEYPAVCQARSWMLSTGFTLAFGAMFSKVWRVHRLTTKTKADQAKLFMAKQKVSSIQKKIQPWKLYTMVSGLLAVDIVLLVCWQVLDPLQRKMETFPLELPPFGDDDARIRPELEHCESTHNNIWLGLIYSYKGIILVFGLFLAYETRSIKVKQINDSRYVGMSIYNVVVLCLITAPVTMVIASQQDASFAFVALAIIFCCFLSMALIFVPKVIEVIRHPKDKAESKYNTDVGMSKEDEEKYHKLLSENAELQKLIAVKEEKIKFLKQTLAERDALKDGSGNLPKDSLIVADFVTGEGTSDSAIETDQVG; encoded by the exons ATGATAAAGCTTCTAATACTTTTAACATTGACGAAAGTGATCGGAGGTTCGTTACCTCCCGACGATGCCGACAATGTGTTGCATATCGGTGGCATTTTTCCGATAGGAGGCAAGGGCGGATGGCAGGGTGGCCAG GCTTGTATGCCAGCTGTAAACCTGGCTCTCGATGATGttaatcatgaaaaaaatttgttacctGGATTCATATTGAAGCTTCACTCAAATGATAGCCAG tgTGAGCCAGGACTCGGTGCCTCGGTCatgtataatctattatacTATAAACCGCATAAATTAATGTTGTTAGCTGGATGTAGTACTGTTTGTACAACTGTTGCAGAGGCAGCGAAGATGTGGCATCTAGTTGTG TTATGTTATGGTGCATCATCGCCTGCATTGTCCGATCGAAATCGGTTCCCGACGCTTTTTAGGACACACCCATCAGCTACGGTGCATAATCCTACGAGAATCAAATTGTTGCAAAAATTTGATTGGTCTCGAGTGGCAATCTTGCAGCAAGCCGAAGAAGTGTTCATATCT ACTGTAGAAGATTTAGAAGCACGTTGCAAAGAAGCAGGGATAGAAATAGTTACACGCCAAAGCTTCTTGTCTGATCCATCTGATGCCGTAAGGAATTTACGTAGACAAGATGCTAGAATCATTGTTGGTTTATTTTACGTAGTAGCCGCGAGGAGAGTTCTTTGCGAATTGTATCATCAAAATCTTTATGGAAAAAGTTATGTGTGGTTTTTCATTGGTTGGTACGAGGACAATTGGTACGAGGtaaatttaaacgaagaaGGAATTACTTGCACAAAAGATCAAATGAGGCTGGCAGCTGAAGGGCACTTGACGACCGAAGCTCTGATGTGGAATCAGAATAATGACACGACAATCAGTGGGATGACTTCCGAGGATTTTAGGCAGAGATTGAACAAAATGTTGAAGGAAGATGGATttgatatcgataataatcgtTACCCTGAAGGATATCAAGAGGCACCTCTCGCTTATGATGCAGTTTGGTCAGTAGCGCTAG CTTTCAATAAAACAATGGAGAAGCTGAGTAAGCAAGGAAAGAGCCTAAAAAACTTCAGTTATACTGACAAGGAGATAGCAAATGAAATTTACTCGGCGATCAACTCCACTCAATTTTTAGGAGTATCT GGATACGTTGCCTTTAGCTCACAAGGTGACAGAATTGCATTGACCCAAATCGAGCAAATGATCGATGGAAAGTACGTTAAGTTGGGATATTATGATACGCAAAGCGACAATTTGACATGGAGGAACATGGAAAGGTGGATCGGTGGTAAAGTACCACAAGATAGAACCATTGTGAAGACTGTTCTTAGGACGGTCTCATTgcctttatttatttgcatggGGACTATATCTTCATTGGGAATCATAATAGCTGTGGCattgatcatttttaatatatggaaTAGACATAGaag gGTTATAATGTCGTCACATCCTGTGTGCAATACTATAATGCTGATTGGAGTTATAGCATGTTTCGTGTCGGTGTTTCTATTAGGAATTGACGGTAGATTCGTCGCAGCTTGGGAATATCCAGCGGTCTGCCAAGCTAGATCTTGGATGTTGTCCACAGGTTTTACCTTAGCATTCGGGGCGATGTTTAGCAAAGTATGGCGCGTCCACAGACTTACGACAAAGACAAAAGCTGATCAAGCAAAA TTGTTCATGGCTAAACAAAAAGTTTCGTCCATACAGAAGAAAATTCAACCATGGAAGCTGTATACGATGGTAAGCGGATTGTTGGCAGTGGATATCGTTCTGTTAGTCTGTTGGCAAGTGCTTGATCCTTTGCAAAGGAAGATGGAGACATTCCCGTTGGAACTACCTCCGTTTGGTGATGATGATGCAAGGATCAGACCGGAATTGGAACATTGCGAGAGCACACACAATAACATTTGGCTTG GTTTGATTTATAGTTACAAAGGAATTATCCTGGTGTTCGGATTGTTTTTGGCGTACGAGACGAGAAGTATCAAAGTGAAACAGATCAATGATTCCAGATACGTTGGGATGTCGATATACAACGTGGTCGTTCTCTGTTTGATCACAGCTCCCGTAACAATGGTGATCGCTAGCCAGCAAGACGCCAGTTTCGCTTTCGTTGCACTCGccattattttttgttgttttttaagCATGGCGCTGATCTTTGTGCCTAAAGTGATCGAAGTGATCAGACATCCGAAAGATAAGGCTGAATCTAAGTACAATACCGATGTGGGTATGTCGAAAGAGGACGaggaaaaatatcacaaacTTCTTAGCGAGAATGCCGAGCTTCAGAAACTTATTGCCGTG aaagaagagaagatcAAATTTCTGAAACAGACTTTGGCCGAGCGAGATGCGTTGAAAGATGGGAGCGGAAACCTTCCGAAGGATTCGCTGATAGTCGCCGATTTCGTAACAGGCGAAGGAACTTCGGATAGCGCAATCG aaaCGGACCAGGTTGGCTGA